A stretch of the Chanos chanos chromosome 1, fChaCha1.1, whole genome shotgun sequence genome encodes the following:
- the slc38a2 gene encoding sodium-coupled neutral amino acid symporter 2 isoform X1 — MTQARTEMSRFNVSPDENSSCSSTSNDYGYPDITTKTPLRSQYANDMDAENQKFLPEQLGKKKYEVEYNPGTASFGMSVFNLGNAIMGSGILGLSYAMANTGIALFVIMLVSVGIFSLYSVHLLLKTANEGGSMVYEQLGYKAFGIPGKLAASCSITLQNIGATSSYLYIVKYELPIVIQSFLGTSNGEWYTNGDYLVLLVSFIIILPLSLLKNLGYLGYTSGFSLLCMVFFVIVVIYKKFQIPCPLTNDLLNMTLNSTVAQLNFTITAHSEAHSEDVCTPKYFVFNAQTVYAIPILTFAFVCHPAILPMYEELKDRSRKRMQNVANVSFLGMFVMYLLAALFGYLTFNSRVEPELLHTYSKVYKFDVVLLIVRLAVLTAVTLTVPVVLFPIRTSINQLLGTKDFNWIRHILITVVLLGGVNILVIFVPTIRDIFGFIGASAAAMLIFILPSAFYIKLVKKESMKSMQKIGATLFLIGGIIVMITCMTLIILDWIHNAIENAHDNGH; from the exons ATGACACAAGCCAGAACAGAGATGAGTCGTTTCAACGTTTCACCCGATGAGAATAGCAGCTGCAGTTCCACCAGCAATGATTATGGTTATCCAGATATTACTACCAAAACGCCGCTCCG TAGTCAGTACGCTAACGATATGGATGCAGAAAATCAGAAATTCCTTCCTGAACAGCTGGGAAAGAAGAAGTACGAGGTTGAATAT AATCCTGGCACAGCTTCATTTGGGATGTCAGTATTTAACCTTGGCAACGCCATCATGGGCAGTGGGATCCTTGGGCTTTCCTATGCCATGGCCAACACTGGCATtgcattgtttgt gaTCATGCTGGTGTCTGTGGGCATTTTCTCCCTCTACTCAGTCCATCTGCTGCTGAAGACCGCTAATGAAGGAG GCTCAATGGTGTATGAGCAGCTGGGGTACAAGGCGTTTGGGATCCCTGGCAAGCTGGCTGCCTCCTGCTCCATCACCTTGCAGAATATCGGAG CCACGTCCAGCTACCTCTACATCGTGAAGTATGAGCTGCCGATTGTCATCCAGTCATTCCTGGGAACGAGTAATGG ggAGTGGTACACAAATGGAGATTATCTGGTGCTGCTAGTTTCCTTCATCATCATTTTGCCATTATCACTTCTGAAAAATCTTG GTTACCTTGGATATACCAGTGGTTTCTCCCTGCTTTGCATGGTCTTCTTTGTCATTGTG GTCATTTACAAGAAGTTCCAGATCCCTTGCCCATTAACCAACGACCTGTTGAACATGACGTTGAACAGCACTGTGGCTCAGCTGAACTTCACCATCACAGCTCACAGTGAGGCTCACAGTGAGGACGTCTGCACTCCAAAGTACTTCGTCTTTAATGCACAG ACTGTGTATGCAATTCCAATCTTGACATTTGCCTTCGTGTGCCATCCAGCCATCCTGCCAATGTATGAGGAGCTGAAAGA TCGTTCCAGGAAGAGGATGCAGAATGTGGCTAACGTTTCTTTCTTGGGCATGTTTGTCATGTACCTGTTGGCTGCTCTTTTTGGCTACCTGACCTTCAACA GTCGTGTTGAGCCTGAGCTGCTGCACACCTACTCAAAGGTGTACAAGTTTGATGTGGTTCTCCTCATCGTGCGTCTGGCTGTGCTGACTGCTGTTACACTCACCGTGCCTGTGGTTCTGTTCCCT ATTCGTACCTCCATCAACCAGCTGCTGGGTACCAAAGATTTCAACTGGATTCGCCACATCCTGATTACTGTGGTCCTTTTGGGTGGTGTGAACATTCTGGTCATTTTTGTGCCCACTATCAGGGACATATTTGGGTTCATTG gTGCCTCTGCTGCTGCAATGCTTATCTTCATCCTCCCCTCTGCTTTCTACATCAAACTCGTGAAGAAGGAGTCCATGAAGTCAATGCAAAAGATTGGG GCTACATTGTTCCTCATCGGTGGTATCATAGTCATGATTACCTGCATGACTCTGATCATCTTAGACTGGATCCATAACGCTATCGAGAATGCCCACGACAACGGTCACTAG
- the slc38a2 gene encoding sodium-coupled neutral amino acid symporter 2 isoform X2, whose translation MTQARTEMSRFNVSPDENSSCSSTSNDYGYPDITTKTPLRQYANDMDAENQKFLPEQLGKKKYEVEYNPGTASFGMSVFNLGNAIMGSGILGLSYAMANTGIALFVIMLVSVGIFSLYSVHLLLKTANEGGSMVYEQLGYKAFGIPGKLAASCSITLQNIGATSSYLYIVKYELPIVIQSFLGTSNGEWYTNGDYLVLLVSFIIILPLSLLKNLGYLGYTSGFSLLCMVFFVIVVIYKKFQIPCPLTNDLLNMTLNSTVAQLNFTITAHSEAHSEDVCTPKYFVFNAQTVYAIPILTFAFVCHPAILPMYEELKDRSRKRMQNVANVSFLGMFVMYLLAALFGYLTFNSRVEPELLHTYSKVYKFDVVLLIVRLAVLTAVTLTVPVVLFPIRTSINQLLGTKDFNWIRHILITVVLLGGVNILVIFVPTIRDIFGFIGASAAAMLIFILPSAFYIKLVKKESMKSMQKIGATLFLIGGIIVMITCMTLIILDWIHNAIENAHDNGH comes from the exons ATGACACAAGCCAGAACAGAGATGAGTCGTTTCAACGTTTCACCCGATGAGAATAGCAGCTGCAGTTCCACCAGCAATGATTATGGTTATCCAGATATTACTACCAAAACGCCGCTCCG TCAGTACGCTAACGATATGGATGCAGAAAATCAGAAATTCCTTCCTGAACAGCTGGGAAAGAAGAAGTACGAGGTTGAATAT AATCCTGGCACAGCTTCATTTGGGATGTCAGTATTTAACCTTGGCAACGCCATCATGGGCAGTGGGATCCTTGGGCTTTCCTATGCCATGGCCAACACTGGCATtgcattgtttgt gaTCATGCTGGTGTCTGTGGGCATTTTCTCCCTCTACTCAGTCCATCTGCTGCTGAAGACCGCTAATGAAGGAG GCTCAATGGTGTATGAGCAGCTGGGGTACAAGGCGTTTGGGATCCCTGGCAAGCTGGCTGCCTCCTGCTCCATCACCTTGCAGAATATCGGAG CCACGTCCAGCTACCTCTACATCGTGAAGTATGAGCTGCCGATTGTCATCCAGTCATTCCTGGGAACGAGTAATGG ggAGTGGTACACAAATGGAGATTATCTGGTGCTGCTAGTTTCCTTCATCATCATTTTGCCATTATCACTTCTGAAAAATCTTG GTTACCTTGGATATACCAGTGGTTTCTCCCTGCTTTGCATGGTCTTCTTTGTCATTGTG GTCATTTACAAGAAGTTCCAGATCCCTTGCCCATTAACCAACGACCTGTTGAACATGACGTTGAACAGCACTGTGGCTCAGCTGAACTTCACCATCACAGCTCACAGTGAGGCTCACAGTGAGGACGTCTGCACTCCAAAGTACTTCGTCTTTAATGCACAG ACTGTGTATGCAATTCCAATCTTGACATTTGCCTTCGTGTGCCATCCAGCCATCCTGCCAATGTATGAGGAGCTGAAAGA TCGTTCCAGGAAGAGGATGCAGAATGTGGCTAACGTTTCTTTCTTGGGCATGTTTGTCATGTACCTGTTGGCTGCTCTTTTTGGCTACCTGACCTTCAACA GTCGTGTTGAGCCTGAGCTGCTGCACACCTACTCAAAGGTGTACAAGTTTGATGTGGTTCTCCTCATCGTGCGTCTGGCTGTGCTGACTGCTGTTACACTCACCGTGCCTGTGGTTCTGTTCCCT ATTCGTACCTCCATCAACCAGCTGCTGGGTACCAAAGATTTCAACTGGATTCGCCACATCCTGATTACTGTGGTCCTTTTGGGTGGTGTGAACATTCTGGTCATTTTTGTGCCCACTATCAGGGACATATTTGGGTTCATTG gTGCCTCTGCTGCTGCAATGCTTATCTTCATCCTCCCCTCTGCTTTCTACATCAAACTCGTGAAGAAGGAGTCCATGAAGTCAATGCAAAAGATTGGG GCTACATTGTTCCTCATCGGTGGTATCATAGTCATGATTACCTGCATGACTCTGATCATCTTAGACTGGATCCATAACGCTATCGAGAATGCCCACGACAACGGTCACTAG